The following proteins are co-located in the Planococcus plakortidis genome:
- a CDS encoding response regulator transcription factor → MNILVVEDDRTIASGLTYSLEQEGFTTVLCHTAKDATAAIEGQLSAIDLCLFDLSLPDGSGYDLCALVKKKSDIPVIFLTAFDDEVNVVMGLDMGADDYITKPFRVRELLSRINSVLRRYQRHAQPKTVVELGDVQINTSDGKVHKAGNEVLLTALEYRLLLIFANHLGQVLTRAQLLDRIWDVGGDFVNDNTLTVYIKRLREKLEDDPARPELIKTVRGMGYKAGE, encoded by the coding sequence ATGAACATACTCGTAGTCGAAGACGACCGGACGATCGCTTCCGGCCTGACATATTCGCTCGAACAGGAAGGCTTCACCACGGTGTTATGCCACACGGCAAAAGATGCCACCGCAGCAATCGAAGGGCAGCTCTCGGCAATCGATTTATGCCTCTTCGACCTGTCCTTGCCCGATGGCAGCGGCTATGATTTATGCGCGCTTGTGAAAAAGAAAAGCGACATCCCGGTCATTTTCCTGACGGCTTTCGATGATGAAGTGAATGTCGTCATGGGGCTCGATATGGGCGCGGACGATTACATTACCAAACCGTTCCGCGTGCGTGAATTATTGTCGCGCATCAATTCCGTATTGCGCCGCTATCAGCGTCATGCACAGCCGAAGACCGTCGTCGAACTGGGCGACGTTCAGATCAACACTTCGGATGGCAAAGTCCATAAAGCGGGCAATGAAGTTCTCCTCACTGCGCTCGAATATCGCTTGCTGCTCATTTTCGCGAACCACCTCGGCCAAGTGCTGACGCGGGCGCAATTGCTCGACCGCATCTGGGACGTCGGCGGCGATTTCGTCAACGATAATACGCTGACGGTCTACATTAAACGGCTGCGCGAAAAGCTGGAAGATGATCCCGCACGCCCCGAACTCATCAAAACGGTCCGCGGCATGGGCTATAAGGCGGGTGAGTAA
- a CDS encoding sensor histidine kinase, protein MLRNIEIRWLLLALITISALGTIFSAIFVSYIAAWFVLGVALLLSATAIIFTWWRYREIERLSGFLQQISSGDFQLDVRDNREGELSLLKTQIYKVTKMLSEHGALLTEDKGKLTNAISDISHQLKTPLTSMMVMADLLRDSDLDDAKRREFIRNLHTQLERMDWLVASLLKLSKIDAGTISFKQDRIPVSKLIEKAVEPLLIPMDIKMQDLQIEGDPNAVFSGDLNWTAEALINILKNCVEHTGEGGKLTIRYGENALYTDITIEDNGSGISRKDLPYIFKRFYKGENAADDSVGIGLAMAYSIITSQSGGIEVASTPGEGTRFHIKFYKQVI, encoded by the coding sequence ATGCTGCGCAATATTGAAATCCGCTGGCTGCTGCTTGCACTTATCACGATCAGTGCGCTCGGCACGATCTTCTCAGCCATCTTCGTTTCCTATATAGCCGCGTGGTTCGTGCTCGGCGTTGCGTTATTGCTGAGTGCAACGGCGATCATCTTCACCTGGTGGCGCTACCGGGAAATCGAGCGCTTGTCCGGTTTCCTCCAGCAAATCAGCAGCGGCGATTTTCAGCTCGACGTGCGCGACAACCGCGAAGGCGAGCTGAGCTTACTCAAGACGCAAATCTACAAAGTGACGAAAATGCTGTCGGAACACGGCGCGCTGCTCACTGAAGACAAAGGCAAGCTGACGAACGCCATCTCGGACATTTCCCATCAATTAAAAACGCCGCTCACCTCGATGATGGTCATGGCGGACCTGTTGCGCGACAGCGACTTGGATGACGCGAAGCGCAGGGAATTCATCCGCAACCTCCACACACAGCTCGAGCGCATGGACTGGCTTGTGGCGTCATTACTCAAACTGTCGAAGATTGACGCCGGCACGATTTCATTCAAACAAGACCGCATCCCGGTGTCCAAGCTCATCGAAAAAGCGGTCGAACCCTTGCTCATCCCGATGGACATCAAAATGCAGGATTTGCAGATCGAAGGCGACCCGAATGCCGTGTTCAGTGGCGACCTCAACTGGACGGCCGAAGCACTCATCAACATCCTGAAGAACTGCGTCGAACATACCGGGGAAGGCGGCAAGCTCACCATCCGCTACGGTGAAAACGCGCTCTACACCGATATCACAATCGAAGACAACGGCAGCGGCATCTCGAGAAAAGACTTACCGTACATCTTCAAGCGCTTCTATAAAGGCGAAAACGCGGCCGACGATTCGGTCGGCATCGGCCTCGCCATGGCCTACAGCATCATCACCAGCCAGAGCGGCGGCATCGAAGTCGCAAGCACACCCGGTGAGGGCACCCGCTTCCATATCAAATTCTACAAGCAGGTGATCTAG
- a CDS encoding ABC transporter ATP-binding protein, protein MTIMEVKNLSKVYGKDEMAVIALDDVSFSVNKGEFICIIGPSGSGKSTLLHLLGGVDRPSSGKVSIDGTDIYQLDETQLAIFRRRQIGLIYQFYNLIPILTVEENITLPMLLDEQRVDKHQFRKISEALGLDQRLNHLPNQLSGGQQQRVSIGRALVSNPAIMLADEPTGNLDSKNSEEIMELLKMFNKTFKQTLIVITHDERIALQADRVISIEDGKIAKDEVIRS, encoded by the coding sequence ATGACAATCATGGAAGTAAAAAACTTATCAAAAGTATACGGCAAGGATGAAATGGCAGTCATCGCACTCGACGATGTGTCGTTTAGCGTCAACAAAGGCGAATTCATCTGCATCATCGGGCCATCGGGTTCCGGCAAATCGACTTTGCTTCACCTGCTCGGCGGCGTCGACCGACCGTCTAGCGGCAAGGTCTCAATCGACGGCACGGACATCTATCAACTCGACGAAACGCAGCTCGCGATTTTCCGCCGCCGCCAAATCGGCTTGATCTATCAATTCTACAACTTAATCCCAATCTTGACGGTCGAAGAAAACATCACCTTGCCGATGCTGCTCGATGAACAACGCGTCGACAAACATCAATTCCGAAAAATCTCCGAGGCGCTAGGGCTCGACCAACGCCTCAACCATTTGCCGAACCAATTATCCGGCGGCCAGCAGCAGCGCGTGTCGATCGGACGTGCGCTCGTCAGCAACCCGGCAATCATGCTCGCGGACGAGCCGACCGGAAACTTGGATAGCAAAAACAGCGAGGAAATCATGGAGCTCCTGAAGATGTTCAACAAAACCTTCAAGCAGACTTTGATCGTCATCACACACGATGAGCGCATCGCCTTGCAAGCCGACCGCGTCATTTCGATCGAAGACGGCAAGATCGCCAAAGACGAGGTCATCCGCTCATGA
- a CDS encoding ABC transporter permease — protein sequence MNIVNKVTVRHLKENKRRSLVTIIGAIISVAMITAVATLGVSFLDLLIRGDIEENGEWHVQYQDANVEQLEAVAKDDNTEQLIVTSDGFAAFDSAKTENKRYLYFRNFEAQGMDHFPLALTEGRLPENANEVVISETLNTNSDETYQVGDTLTAGIGERMHSLENRKLSEFDAMQFGEGDTFNEELVNVEEQTFDIVGIIEQPGWEVSWLPVVSVVGFTDTNTAAVDDTFDGYVVASKINNDLFDDAKAFAEAQGIPSVDFNSDLLRLYGATQNDNLRSTLFSLAGIMMGIVVIGSVALIYNAFAISVSERARHLGMLASVGATKRQKRNSVFFEGAIIGAISIPFGILAGLGGIWVTFQFVNTFLQGALNVEQELEVVVTPMMLVVAIGVSALTILISTYIPAQKASKISAIDAIRQTQDIKLTGKAVKTSKWVRKLFGLEAEIGLKNLKRNRKRYLATVFSLVISIVLFLSVTYFTNNLKTSLEMTQSELRYDIQLYGGELNEDSLEQYANLPDVTEAGLMRQAGGEAHISQDRLPEALLEEIERGETELVDDRYRYYVSVYAMDSENFEQYAEQIGVDPADFGQETPRAILIDKVVYQDGMSGTLKETETVKVEQGESLELLGSSIDEMGEEIEPEVLANVEIAALTDETPAGVSASYLGNLDLIVPMDALDELGFIADDTYPSITLASSDPMKTEAEILEINEAGIDISNVFQRRQQEEQLVLLMQVFTYGFITLISLISIANIFNTISTSVQLRKREFAMLRSVGMTPKGFNKMIRYESLFYGVKALAYGLPISFAAMVAMHFALGQTFDYGFIVPWGSVAFVIVVIFLIVGAAMLYSIAKIKNDNIIESLKQENA from the coding sequence ATGAACATCGTCAATAAAGTCACCGTCCGCCACTTGAAGGAAAACAAACGGCGCTCGCTTGTCACCATCATCGGCGCCATCATTTCCGTCGCCATGATCACCGCCGTCGCAACGCTCGGCGTGTCGTTTCTCGATCTGTTGATTCGCGGGGACATCGAAGAAAACGGCGAATGGCATGTGCAGTATCAAGACGCAAATGTCGAACAGCTCGAAGCGGTTGCTAAAGACGACAACACCGAACAGCTTATTGTCACGAGCGATGGCTTTGCCGCATTCGACAGCGCCAAAACGGAAAACAAACGTTATCTTTATTTTCGCAACTTCGAAGCACAAGGCATGGATCATTTCCCGCTTGCGCTCACAGAAGGGCGCTTGCCTGAAAACGCCAATGAAGTCGTTATCTCGGAAACTTTAAACACTAATTCCGACGAAACGTACCAAGTCGGCGACACTTTGACCGCTGGCATAGGCGAACGCATGCACAGCTTGGAAAATCGCAAGCTGTCAGAGTTCGATGCCATGCAATTCGGTGAAGGCGATACGTTTAATGAAGAACTGGTTAATGTAGAAGAGCAAACCTTCGACATCGTCGGCATCATCGAGCAGCCGGGCTGGGAAGTGTCTTGGCTGCCGGTCGTGAGCGTCGTCGGATTTACTGACACCAACACGGCCGCAGTGGATGACACGTTTGACGGTTACGTTGTCGCTTCAAAAATCAACAATGATTTATTCGATGATGCCAAAGCGTTTGCCGAAGCACAAGGCATTCCGTCGGTTGACTTCAACTCGGATCTTCTGCGCTTATACGGCGCGACGCAAAACGATAATTTGCGGTCGACCTTGTTCTCGCTCGCCGGCATCATGATGGGCATCGTTGTCATCGGCTCCGTGGCCCTTATCTACAACGCGTTCGCCATCAGCGTCTCCGAACGCGCACGCCATCTCGGCATGCTCGCAAGCGTCGGGGCGACGAAACGCCAGAAACGCAACTCGGTATTTTTCGAAGGGGCCATCATCGGCGCCATCAGCATTCCGTTTGGCATACTTGCGGGGCTTGGCGGCATTTGGGTGACCTTCCAGTTCGTAAACACCTTCTTGCAAGGCGCGCTCAATGTCGAGCAAGAGCTCGAAGTCGTTGTCACGCCGATGATGCTTGTCGTCGCAATCGGCGTCTCGGCACTGACGATTTTGATTTCAACGTACATTCCGGCGCAAAAAGCGTCGAAGATCTCGGCGATCGACGCCATCCGCCAAACGCAAGACATCAAACTGACGGGGAAAGCCGTGAAGACCTCGAAATGGGTGCGCAAGCTGTTTGGCTTGGAAGCGGAAATCGGCTTGAAAAACTTGAAGCGCAACCGCAAACGTTATTTGGCTACGGTGTTCTCACTGGTCATTTCGATTGTCTTGTTCTTGTCGGTGACGTATTTCACCAATAACTTGAAAACATCGCTTGAAATGACGCAAAGCGAGCTGCGATACGATATCCAATTGTATGGCGGTGAACTGAACGAAGATAGCCTCGAACAATACGCAAACCTTCCGGATGTCACGGAGGCCGGCTTGATGCGTCAGGCAGGAGGCGAAGCGCATATCTCGCAAGACCGATTGCCGGAAGCCTTGCTTGAAGAAATTGAACGGGGCGAAACGGAGCTCGTCGACGACCGCTACCGATATTACGTGTCGGTCTATGCCATGGACAGTGAAAACTTCGAGCAATACGCAGAACAAATCGGCGTCGATCCAGCCGATTTCGGACAGGAAACGCCGCGTGCCATCCTTATCGACAAAGTAGTCTACCAAGACGGCATGTCCGGCACGTTGAAAGAAACGGAGACTGTCAAAGTGGAGCAAGGCGAGAGTTTAGAACTTCTTGGCAGTTCCATCGATGAAATGGGTGAGGAAATCGAACCGGAAGTGCTCGCCAATGTCGAAATCGCCGCGCTGACAGACGAAACGCCTGCGGGTGTGTCCGCTTCCTATCTCGGCAATTTGGATTTGATCGTGCCGATGGATGCGCTCGATGAACTCGGCTTTATCGCGGACGACACGTACCCGTCCATCACGCTTGCATCGAGCGACCCAATGAAAACGGAAGCCGAGATTCTGGAAATCAACGAAGCGGGTATTGACATCTCGAATGTCTTCCAGCGGCGCCAGCAAGAAGAACAATTGGTCTTGCTCATGCAAGTGTTCACGTATGGCTTCATCACCTTGATCTCGCTCATTTCCATCGCGAACATCTTCAACACCATCTCGACCAGCGTTCAGCTCAGAAAACGGGAATTCGCCATGCTGCGCTCGGTCGGCATGACCCCGAAAGGCTTCAATAAAATGATTCGTTACGAAAGCCTGTTCTACGGCGTCAAAGCACTCGCTTACGGTTTGCCGATAAGTTTCGCGGCGATGGTTGCCATGCATTTTGCACTCGGCCAGACCTTCGATTACGGATTCATCGTCCCGTGGGGCAGCGTCGCCTTTGTCATCGTCGTCATCTTCTTGATCGTCGGAGCGGCGATGCTGTACTCGATCGCGAAAATTAAAAACGATAACATCATTGAGAGTTTGAAACAGGAAAATGCATAA
- a CDS encoding M48 family metallopeptidase, which translates to MMSRTNIQSDRESIYFILSVIISVLIYVLAAVSIIGIAIALAIFAFLLFTNAVMLGTIRGNGVRIHERQFPDVYERVKILSAQMEIGRVPDVFVVQSEGALNAFATRFFGRDMVVLYSEVFELAREQGQDELDFIIAHELAHVKRCHVWKNLLILPAGFIPFLSTAYSRSCEYTCDRHAAYEIQDAAAAKRALTLLGIGKKAYAEVNEDAYREQIHTESNAFVWLAEVLSTHPRLPKRIQSIDWFSKADVKFYQPKHGRIALGAVAIALALSLAYAGVLGVFATTSAIADSFLPEFDDAFYDEMYSIEGETPLMAAAAAGDVAGVEQALADGEDIHAKDSEGSDALMYAVHWGDPEVIQTLVDAGAKVNTSDYYTTALAVAVMYEDYESAKLLIENGADPTFEGPDGLSAIDEMGADSEEEFMEMLEQGY; encoded by the coding sequence ATGATGAGCAGGACGAACATTCAATCAGATAGAGAGAGCATTTATTTTATTCTTAGCGTCATTATCAGTGTGTTGATTTATGTGTTGGCCGCCGTATCCATTATCGGAATCGCCATCGCCTTGGCGATTTTTGCCTTTTTGCTATTCACGAATGCAGTCATGCTCGGGACAATCCGTGGCAACGGGGTGCGCATCCACGAGCGCCAATTCCCGGATGTCTACGAACGCGTAAAGATATTGTCTGCGCAAATGGAAATCGGCCGAGTCCCAGACGTATTCGTCGTTCAATCGGAAGGAGCACTCAACGCTTTTGCAACACGCTTCTTCGGGCGCGACATGGTCGTGTTGTATTCGGAAGTGTTTGAACTGGCGCGCGAGCAAGGCCAAGATGAACTGGATTTTATCATCGCCCACGAACTGGCTCACGTAAAACGCTGCCACGTCTGGAAAAACCTGTTGATCCTGCCGGCCGGGTTCATCCCGTTCCTCAGTACGGCGTATAGTCGCTCGTGTGAATACACATGCGATCGCCACGCCGCCTACGAAATTCAAGATGCTGCTGCTGCGAAACGCGCATTGACACTGCTTGGCATCGGCAAGAAAGCATATGCGGAAGTGAACGAAGATGCGTACCGTGAACAGATCCACACCGAATCGAATGCATTCGTTTGGCTGGCCGAAGTATTGTCGACGCATCCGCGTTTGCCAAAACGCATCCAATCGATCGACTGGTTCAGCAAGGCCGACGTCAAATTCTACCAGCCGAAACACGGCCGGATTGCTCTTGGGGCAGTCGCCATCGCTCTTGCCTTGAGCTTGGCGTACGCTGGAGTTCTTGGCGTGTTCGCCACCACCTCAGCTATTGCCGATTCGTTCTTACCCGAATTTGACGATGCGTTCTACGATGAAATGTATAGCATCGAAGGTGAGACTCCGCTCATGGCAGCCGCAGCAGCAGGTGATGTCGCTGGTGTCGAACAAGCACTCGCTGACGGTGAGGACATTCATGCGAAAGACTCGGAAGGCTCTGACGCCTTGATGTACGCCGTCCACTGGGGCGACCCTGAGGTGATCCAAACATTGGTAGACGCAGGGGCCAAGGTGAACACATCCGACTATTACACAACGGCCTTAGCAGTTGCCGTCATGTACGAAGATTACGAGAGCGCCAAACTGCTTATCGAAAATGGCGCCGACCCAACATTTGAAGGACCCGACGGCTTAAGCGCTATTGATGAAATGGGCGCAGATTCCGAAGAAGAGTTCATGGAAATGCTCGAACAAGGCTATTAA
- a CDS encoding helix-turn-helix domain-containing protein — protein MDEIHQKIKHLRIEQGLTLKDLSEKTNLSVSFLSQIERGSSSLAITSLKKIADAFEVPITFFFDTEVNHNYMLPAKERKPFKLEGAPTTYSRLNGEFGGRSLEPLLVTLAPNQEQNQTSNHPGEEFYYVLKGAALFKVDGKEYIVREGDSIHYPSEVPHSWENILNEETVILCVLTPVIF, from the coding sequence ATGGATGAAATTCACCAAAAGATTAAGCATTTAAGAATCGAACAAGGTTTAACTTTGAAAGACCTGAGCGAGAAGACAAATCTATCTGTCAGTTTTTTATCACAAATTGAGCGAGGATCTTCCTCTTTGGCGATTACTTCTTTAAAAAAAATAGCGGATGCATTCGAAGTTCCGATCACATTTTTCTTCGACACTGAAGTGAACCACAATTACATGCTCCCGGCGAAAGAAAGAAAACCTTTCAAGTTGGAAGGGGCGCCGACAACATACAGTCGATTGAACGGTGAATTCGGCGGCAGGAGTTTGGAGCCGCTGCTCGTTACGTTAGCTCCAAATCAGGAGCAAAATCAGACTTCGAATCACCCGGGTGAAGAATTCTATTATGTTTTGAAAGGAGCTGCCTTATTCAAGGTGGATGGCAAAGAATATATCGTGAGAGAAGGTGATTCCATTCACTATCCTTCAGAAGTGCCTCATTCCTGGGAAAATATTTTGAACGAAGAAACGGTCATCCTATGCGTCCTGACTCCGGTGATTTTTTAA
- a CDS encoding hydantoinase/oxoprolinase family protein, producing MRVATDIGGTFTDLVYVDDQGVVGVAKSHTTPPNFEQGIIDVIKKSEIDQQTIETFIHGTTVIINALTERKGVKTGLITTQGFRDVLEIGRGNRPDLFNVRYKKPAPFVERYLRQEVEERLNQKGEIVVPLDQDRIKELVAYFKKEQVEALAVSYLHAYKNPEHEQQTVQLIKELWPEISVTASHEVTKEWREYERTNTAVLNSYVKPIASKYINKLDAKLLENKANSFNYIMQSNGGTTTFEQAKKTPINMVESGPVAGIYGAAYLGEIIGEKNVIAFDIGGTTAKCSLISNGEVKVSTDYYIEKDNLNAGYPIKSPVVDIVEIGNGGGSIAWIDEAGSLKVGPHSAGAVPGPVAYGQGGTEPTTTDANLLTGRLSPENFDYQVDMKRVEQTIDEKVARKFDMTAEEGALGIIRIANANMLNALKLISVRKGYDPRDFTLVAFGGGGSMHAPALAQELGVKKVVVPVASSVFSAWGMLMTDLRHDYIQTYINQLEKVALTELNAEWEKLESQSIEQYKEENINEENILFHRFLDMRYAGQEHTVKVPLKNGEITEQTVQETIELFHVMHEQSYTFKLVEAQTEIVNLHLTAFGHVQKPQLQKLKTKGTDTAQALKETRNVYYETGGWVETKVYHRYLLSPDMVIQGPAVVEEPTATTVIYKGQTLTVDAYGNLVIEMEVKQDADYQ from the coding sequence ATGAGAGTAGCTACTGATATTGGAGGAACATTTACAGATTTGGTTTATGTCGATGATCAAGGTGTTGTGGGAGTTGCAAAGTCCCACACGACTCCCCCCAATTTTGAACAGGGAATCATTGACGTCATTAAAAAAAGTGAAATTGACCAGCAAACGATTGAAACCTTTATCCATGGAACGACTGTCATTATCAACGCTCTAACTGAACGAAAAGGTGTGAAAACCGGGCTCATCACGACGCAAGGTTTCCGAGATGTATTGGAAATCGGAAGAGGAAATCGGCCGGATCTGTTCAACGTGCGCTACAAGAAACCGGCTCCTTTTGTGGAACGCTACCTGCGGCAAGAGGTGGAAGAACGATTGAACCAAAAAGGCGAAATCGTTGTTCCGCTCGACCAAGATCGCATTAAAGAATTGGTGGCTTATTTTAAAAAGGAACAAGTAGAAGCACTCGCCGTTTCTTATTTGCATGCCTATAAAAATCCGGAACACGAGCAGCAGACGGTCCAATTGATCAAAGAGCTTTGGCCGGAAATCTCAGTCACTGCTTCCCATGAAGTCACCAAAGAATGGAGAGAATATGAACGTACTAATACAGCAGTTTTGAATTCGTACGTTAAACCGATTGCATCAAAATATATTAATAAACTGGATGCGAAATTGCTTGAAAATAAGGCCAATAGCTTTAACTATATTATGCAATCCAACGGAGGGACGACGACATTTGAACAGGCCAAAAAGACGCCAATCAATATGGTCGAATCCGGGCCGGTTGCCGGTATATATGGTGCAGCCTACCTGGGAGAAATCATTGGAGAGAAAAATGTCATTGCCTTCGATATCGGTGGGACGACGGCAAAGTGCTCGCTCATCAGCAACGGCGAGGTAAAGGTCTCTACGGATTATTACATCGAAAAGGATAACCTGAATGCAGGATATCCGATCAAATCCCCCGTCGTTGATATTGTGGAAATCGGAAACGGCGGTGGCTCAATTGCCTGGATAGATGAAGCAGGATCGTTGAAAGTCGGTCCCCATTCAGCAGGAGCTGTGCCAGGCCCTGTGGCGTACGGACAAGGCGGGACTGAACCTACTACGACAGATGCCAATTTACTTACGGGCCGGTTGTCCCCGGAGAACTTCGATTACCAAGTGGATATGAAACGTGTCGAACAGACCATTGATGAAAAAGTGGCCCGAAAATTCGATATGACAGCAGAAGAAGGAGCTCTAGGAATCATCCGGATAGCCAACGCCAATATGTTGAATGCACTGAAATTGATTTCGGTGAGAAAGGGATATGATCCAAGAGATTTCACTTTAGTAGCGTTCGGCGGCGGCGGATCGATGCATGCGCCCGCTTTGGCCCAGGAGTTGGGCGTAAAAAAAGTCGTCGTTCCTGTAGCTTCCTCAGTGTTTTCTGCCTGGGGGATGCTGATGACCGACTTGCGGCATGACTATATCCAGACCTATATCAACCAATTGGAAAAAGTGGCACTCACCGAACTAAATGCAGAATGGGAAAAACTAGAGAGCCAATCGATCGAACAATACAAAGAAGAGAACATCAATGAAGAAAACATCCTCTTCCACCGTTTCCTCGATATGCGCTATGCCGGCCAGGAGCATACAGTGAAAGTCCCGTTGAAAAACGGGGAGATCACGGAGCAGACAGTTCAGGAAACGATCGAACTCTTCCATGTCATGCATGAACAAAGCTATACCTTCAAACTAGTGGAAGCACAAACCGAGATCGTCAACCTGCACTTGACCGCGTTCGGCCATGTACAAAAACCGCAATTGCAGAAACTGAAGACAAAAGGGACAGACACGGCCCAGGCTTTGAAAGAAACCCGCAATGTCTATTATGAAACAGGTGGCTGGGTAGAGACGAAAGTTTATCACCGCTATCTCCTTTCACCGGATATGGTAATCCAAGGGCCAGCCGTCGTAGAAGAACCAACAGCGACCACCGTCATTTACAAAGGCCAAACCTTGACTGTCGATGCCTATGGGAATTTAGTGATTGAGATGGAGGTTAAACAAGATGCCGATTACCAATAA
- a CDS encoding hydantoinase B/oxoprolinase family protein: MPITNNEVKVNPFTVEIVKDSLIAIGEEMFQALARTSMSPIIYEVLDYASGLTDSKGQLLTQGNGVTGFIGMLTFMVKETLNKFGEDGLKEGDIFIINDSYVGGGSHLSDVGLVMPIFHEGKVIAFSANKAHWTDVGGKDPGSFSNDATEIYQEGLQFPCVRLFEEGKLNESVLDIIKANIRFPDLSIGDLWAQVAALRTGEKRVKELCVKNGAEVVQASIDHHLDHGEQMARKELAKLPKGEFTAEDFVDDDGFGNGPFPIKVKVTITEDKFICDFRGSHPQVPGPVNCTYTGLVSAVRTVFLAATNPSQDVNDGVFRPLEIITDRKSILAAERPAPVSIYWESMQGGADLVWQALAPSLPDRLSAGQLLSVCAVTLSGEHHVSNEPFLIVEPSAGGWGAAKGQDGARGQFCIGDGETYNVPVEVAETRYGVMIDEYSLRTDGAGAGEFIGGAGVIRTYRAMTDKQHVSATFGRNKYFPWGLNGGSEGSPNEFVIEKNNGETDGPFGIYPRYPLNKGDSVKLMTATGGGYGDPLTRPAKQVAQDVKNEYMTIEQAKEVYGVVVNPETFTVDGLIGRKE; this comes from the coding sequence ATGCCGATTACCAATAATGAAGTGAAAGTCAATCCGTTTACAGTTGAAATCGTCAAAGATTCATTAATCGCCATTGGCGAAGAGATGTTCCAGGCGCTGGCCAGAACCTCCATGAGCCCGATCATCTATGAAGTGCTGGATTATGCCAGCGGGTTGACTGATTCTAAAGGACAGCTATTGACGCAAGGAAACGGGGTTACAGGCTTTATCGGGATGCTGACTTTCATGGTCAAGGAAACCTTGAACAAGTTCGGCGAAGACGGCTTGAAAGAAGGTGACATTTTTATCATCAACGATTCCTATGTAGGCGGCGGATCCCATTTGTCGGATGTAGGACTTGTCATGCCGATTTTTCATGAAGGAAAAGTCATCGCATTTTCCGCCAATAAAGCCCACTGGACAGATGTAGGCGGGAAAGATCCTGGGTCGTTCAGCAACGATGCAACTGAAATTTACCAAGAAGGTCTGCAATTCCCTTGTGTCCGTTTATTCGAAGAAGGTAAGTTGAATGAATCTGTCTTGGATATTATCAAAGCTAATATCCGCTTCCCAGATTTGTCGATTGGCGATCTCTGGGCACAGGTAGCTGCCTTGCGTACGGGAGAAAAACGAGTCAAAGAGCTGTGCGTGAAAAACGGGGCGGAAGTCGTGCAAGCATCCATAGACCATCATTTGGACCACGGCGAGCAGATGGCACGTAAAGAACTGGCAAAACTGCCAAAAGGCGAATTTACGGCAGAAGATTTTGTGGATGATGACGGCTTCGGAAACGGACCTTTTCCGATCAAAGTAAAAGTGACGATTACCGAGGACAAATTCATCTGCGATTTCCGCGGCAGCCACCCTCAAGTACCTGGTCCGGTCAATTGCACGTACACAGGATTGGTATCTGCAGTACGCACCGTGTTCCTGGCTGCGACTAACCCTTCACAAGATGTAAATGATGGGGTCTTCCGGCCGCTTGAGATCATCACGGACCGGAAATCCATTCTCGCCGCAGAACGGCCAGCGCCGGTCTCGATTTACTGGGAAAGCATGCAGGGAGGCGCTGACCTCGTATGGCAGGCCCTGGCTCCATCCTTACCTGACCGTTTATCGGCTGGTCAATTGCTATCGGTTTGTGCCGTGACCTTATCCGGAGAACATCATGTATCGAACGAGCCGTTTCTCATTGTTGAACCTTCTGCCGGTGGCTGGGGAGCTGCCAAAGGACAGGATGGCGCGCGCGGTCAGTTCTGTATAGGGGACGGCGAAACATACAATGTTCCGGTTGAAGTGGCTGAAACGCGGTATGGCGTTATGATTGATGAATATAGCTTGCGAACAGACGGAGCAGGAGCGGGCGAATTTATCGGCGGTGCCGGTGTAATACGGACGTACCGGGCAATGACGGATAAGCAGCATGTTTCTGCCACCTTTGGCCGAAACAAATACTTCCCATGGGGCTTGAACGGCGGCAGCGAAGGATCTCCAAATGAATTCGTAATCGAAAAAAACAACGGGGAAACAGATGGTCCGTTCGGCATTTACCCACGCTACCCGCTCAACAAAGGGGATTCAGTGAAGCTGATGACGGCGACTGGCGGCGGATACGGTGATCCTTTAACGCGTCCAGCCAAGCAAGTGGCACAAGATGTGAAAAACGAATACATGACAATCGAACAAGCAAAAGAAGTTTATGGAGTGGTTGTGAATCCTGAGACATTCACCGTAGACGGACTAATCGGGAGGAAAGAATAA